In one window of Chryseobacterium sp. JV274 DNA:
- a CDS encoding sugar kinase, whose translation MSSKIVTFGEVIMRLSPPGNRTMKQSHEMEFFFGGTELNVASSLATMGCDVRHVSSVSDDFVGESAVSFIKSFGIDTSFISKNDYPLGLYFLEVGSSVRASRIAYNRLNGSFANIKPENIDWKKALEGCQYFHWTGISPGISEAAYESLKEGLQTARELGIEVTTDPAYRSNLWKYGKKGNEVLKELVSYSTIFIGGVNEINEILGTQFSSDKEGFTEACKELKQQCPSIHKIFDKIRIGVTASSQQTQGRALVGDNYFETELLEVNPVVDRIGTGDAFAAGLIYGLINFDDEKALKFANAACAIKHTILGDINYSSAEDILEVMNGDSGGRIKR comes from the coding sequence ATGAGCAGCAAAATAGTCACATTCGGAGAAGTCATCATGCGACTTTCGCCACCCGGAAACAGAACCATGAAGCAAAGTCACGAAATGGAATTTTTTTTCGGTGGAACAGAGCTTAATGTAGCATCTTCATTGGCAACAATGGGTTGTGACGTCAGGCATGTCAGCAGCGTTTCTGATGATTTTGTAGGAGAATCGGCGGTTTCCTTCATTAAGAGTTTTGGAATAGATACCTCCTTCATCAGCAAAAATGATTATCCTTTAGGTTTGTACTTTTTAGAAGTAGGGTCATCAGTTCGCGCCAGTAGAATTGCCTATAACAGATTGAACGGCTCTTTTGCCAATATTAAGCCTGAAAATATTGACTGGAAAAAAGCCCTTGAAGGCTGCCAATATTTCCACTGGACAGGTATCAGCCCCGGAATTTCCGAAGCAGCTTATGAAAGCCTTAAAGAAGGTTTACAAACAGCCCGTGAATTGGGAATAGAGGTTACAACCGATCCTGCATACCGCTCAAACCTTTGGAAATACGGCAAAAAAGGAAACGAAGTTTTGAAAGAGCTGGTTTCTTATTCAACGATTTTTATAGGGGGAGTGAATGAAATTAATGAAATTCTAGGAACTCAGTTTTCATCAGATAAAGAAGGGTTCACTGAAGCTTGTAAAGAATTAAAACAGCAATGTCCTTCTATTCATAAAATTTTCGACAAAATAAGAATTGGCGTTACAGCAAGTTCTCAGCAGACACAGGGAAGAGCTTTAGTTGGTGATAACTATTTTGAAACTGAATTGTTGGAAGTTAATCCTGTAGTCGATCGAATCGGGACAGGCGATGCTTTTGCAGCAGGTTTGATCTATGGGTTAATCAATTTCGATGACGAAAAAGCATTAAAATTCGCTAATGCAGCGTGTGCGATAAAGCACACCATTTTAGGGGATATCAATTACAGCAGCGCAGAAGATATTCTGGAAGTCATGAATGGAGATTCAGGAGGAAGAATAAAAAGATAG
- the uxaC gene encoding glucuronate isomerase: MKPFITDNFLLQNKYAEELYFKYAEKQPIIDYHNHLIPKDIAEDTVFENISKVWIAGDHYKWRAMRTMGVNEKFITGDASDKEKFEAWAKTVPYTLRNPLYHWTHLELKRYFGIDELLNADNASDIYDNISSQLHTPEKSTRGLLKMMNVESLCTTEDPTDVLNYHQDLAKSDFNIKVSTAFRPDKAILIENHNFADYISKLGESAGIEINSYQTLCDALIKRIEYFHENGCRLCDHGLNNISFEEFTEAEVSEIFNDKISGKVIAERQVNQFKTAILLFLGEAYHKYGWVQQFHLGALRNNNERMHRILGPDTGWDSIGDFVQAETLSKLLNTLDGKDKLTKTILYNLNPADNEIFATMIGNFNDGSIKGKVQFGSGWWFLDQKDGMIKQMNALSNMGLISCFVGMLTDSRSFLSFPRHEYFRRVLCNLFGEEMKNGELPDDIDLIGKTISDICYHNAKNYFDF; encoded by the coding sequence ATGAAACCTTTTATTACAGATAACTTTTTATTACAAAATAAATACGCTGAAGAATTATACTTCAAATACGCTGAAAAACAACCTATCATTGATTACCATAATCATTTGATTCCTAAAGATATTGCAGAAGACACTGTTTTCGAAAATATCTCAAAGGTTTGGATTGCTGGTGACCATTACAAATGGAGAGCCATGCGTACCATGGGTGTGAATGAAAAATTCATCACGGGAGACGCTTCAGATAAAGAAAAATTTGAGGCCTGGGCCAAAACAGTTCCTTATACATTGAGAAATCCTTTGTATCACTGGACACATCTGGAATTAAAAAGATATTTCGGAATTGATGAATTATTAAATGCAGACAACGCATCTGACATTTACGATAATATCTCATCCCAGCTTCATACTCCTGAAAAATCAACAAGAGGCTTATTAAAAATGATGAATGTAGAATCTCTGTGCACCACGGAAGATCCTACAGATGTATTGAATTATCACCAGGATCTGGCAAAAAGCGATTTTAACATTAAAGTAAGCACAGCTTTCCGTCCTGATAAAGCAATTTTAATCGAAAATCACAACTTTGCAGATTATATTTCAAAATTAGGCGAATCTGCCGGAATTGAAATTAATTCCTATCAAACATTGTGCGATGCTTTAATCAAAAGAATTGAATATTTCCACGAAAATGGCTGCAGATTATGCGACCACGGATTGAATAATATTTCTTTCGAAGAATTCACAGAAGCGGAAGTAAGCGAAATTTTTAATGATAAAATTTCAGGAAAAGTAATTGCTGAAAGACAGGTGAATCAATTCAAAACTGCCATTTTATTATTTTTAGGAGAAGCGTACCACAAATACGGCTGGGTTCAGCAGTTCCATCTTGGAGCATTGAGAAATAATAATGAAAGAATGCACAGAATTCTTGGCCCAGATACAGGCTGGGACTCTATAGGTGACTTCGTTCAGGCTGAAACCCTGTCTAAATTACTGAATACATTAGACGGGAAAGATAAATTAACAAAAACCATTTTATATAATTTAAATCCTGCCGACAACGAGATTTTCGCGACAATGATCGGAAATTTCAATGATGGCAGCATCAAAGGAAAAGTACAGTTCGGATCAGGATGGTGGTTCCTGGACCAAAAAGACGGAATGATCAAGCAGATGAATGCCCTTTCAAACATGGGACTGATCAGCTGTTTCGTTGGGATGCTGACGGATTCCAGAAGTTTCCTTTCTTTCCCTAGACACGAATATTTCAGAAGAGTACTGTGCAACCTTTTCGGAGAAGAAATGAAAAATGGTGAATTACCTGATGATATCGATCTGATAGGGAAGACCATTTCAGATATTTGTTATCATAATGCTAAAAATTATTTTGATTTTTAA
- a CDS encoding gluconate 5-dehydrogenase, whose amino-acid sequence MNLFDLSGKVAVVTGGTHGLGMAMAEGLAAAGAELAITSTTPSKLEEALNYYHSKGYKATGYLFDVTDELEAAQKVALMEATHGKIDILVNNAGIIKRIPAIDMEVEDFRKVIDVDLTGPFIMSKLVGKYMIKRKSGKIINICSMMSELGRDNVVAYASAKGGLKMLTKNLATEWAKHNIQVNGIGPGYFATSQTEPIRVDGHPFNDFIISRTPEGRWGNPEDLAGTAIFLASDASRFINGQIIYVDGGILATIGKPANE is encoded by the coding sequence ATGAATTTATTTGATTTATCCGGTAAAGTAGCAGTCGTTACAGGCGGTACTCACGGATTAGGAATGGCAATGGCAGAAGGTCTTGCCGCTGCAGGTGCTGAACTGGCGATCACAAGTACGACACCGTCAAAATTAGAGGAAGCTTTAAACTATTATCATTCAAAAGGATACAAAGCAACCGGTTATCTTTTTGATGTTACGGACGAGCTGGAAGCCGCTCAGAAAGTAGCTTTAATGGAAGCTACTCATGGAAAAATAGACATCCTTGTCAACAACGCGGGAATCATCAAACGTATTCCGGCAATTGATATGGAAGTGGAAGACTTTAGAAAAGTAATTGATGTAGACCTTACAGGACCTTTTATCATGTCGAAATTAGTAGGCAAATATATGATCAAAAGAAAATCCGGAAAAATCATCAACATCTGCTCGATGATGAGTGAGCTGGGACGAGACAATGTAGTAGCCTATGCTTCTGCAAAAGGCGGTCTGAAAATGCTTACCAAAAATCTGGCGACAGAATGGGCAAAACACAATATTCAGGTAAACGGAATCGGACCCGGATATTTTGCCACTTCTCAGACAGAACCCATCCGGGTGGACGGACATCCTTTTAACGACTTTATCATCAGCAGAACGCCGGAAGGAAGATGGGGAAATCCGGAAGATCTTGCAGGAACAGCTATTTTCTTAGCTTCTGACGCAAGCAGATTCATCAACGGACAGATTATTTATGTGGATGGAGGGATTTTGGCAACCATCGGGAAACCTGCTAATGAGTAA